TCGAGGCGTCGAACCATCGCGATGATGTCGTCCGGGTCGGCCGTCCCGAGCTCCCGGAAGAGCTTCGCGCGGTCCTGGTAGAGGCTGACCAGCTGCGCTTCGAGGTCCCCACCCGCTCTGGGAAGGAGCTTGTCGATTTCATCCGAGGACGTCATGAGTGAATCCAAACTCGCGATCGAGGAGCGGGACGCGCTCCTCACGACCAGTGAGGCCGCCGACACGCTCGGTGTCAGCCCCACGAGCATCAAGCGTTGGGCCGATGCGGGCCGATTGCCAGCGCGCAAGACCGCCGGCGGCCACCGCCGTTACCGCAAGCGCGACGTGCAATCGCTGCTCGACGAGGGCCTCGAGGCGCCCGCCGCCTACGAGGGCGACCACGAGGGCCTGAACGGCCACGCGCGGCTGGCCGCCGACGAGATCGCGCGCGTCTTGCCCGACCTGCCCCGCGCCAAGATCGATCAGCTCCCGGTCGGGGTGATCCAGCTGAGCGACACCGGGCGAGTGCTGCTCTACAACGCGACCGAGACCCGGTTCAGCGGGCTGAAGCGCGAGGACGCGGAGGGCAAGCACTTCTTCGGCGAGCTGGCGCCGTGCTGCAACAACCGCCTCGTCTACGGACGCTTCAAGAGGGGGGTGGAAAAAGACAACCTCGATGTCTTCATCGACTACACCTTCACGTACCGGATGCGGCCAACGAATGTCCGGCTCCATCTCTATCGGGACGTCGAGACCAGCTCGAACTGGATGACCGTCGAGCCGAAGTGAGTGAACGCGCGCGCGGGGGCTAGGTCCCTGGCATGCGGCGTGTCCACCCTCTCTGGCTCGTGCTGCTCCTCGTGGGATGCGGCAGCGGAGTGTCCGTCTCCGAGGCCATCTCGCTGGTGAAGCACTCGGGCGTCCAGACCCTGCGCCACCCGCTCCGCGAGACCCGCGGCACCACGCGGCTGTTGCTGATCGGGCTCGACGGCGTGGGCAGCGACGAGCTGGGCATGGCCATCGACGGCGGGGAGCTGTCGAGCCTCGAGGCGGTCGCCGGGCGTGGCCAGGACCGCCCGGGCCAGTTCGAGCACGCGTACCGCGCGCGGGACGTGATGAGCATCCTGCCGAGCACGACGATGGCCGCCTGGACCACGGTCTACACCGGGGCGCCCGCGGCGGAGAGCGGGGTCCCCGGCAACGAGTGGTTCGACCGGACGACGCGCCGCTTCCTCGCGCCCGCGCCGGTTTCGGTGCGCGGCATGGACCACGCCATGCAGGTCCACACCGACGGCTTCATGGGGGATCAGATCGCGGTGCAGACCGTGTTCGAGCGGCTCGATCTGCGCAGCCACGTCAGCCTCGGACCGATTCACCGAGGGGCCGACGTCTACACGACCCCCCGCGCGCTCGACGCGGTGCAGATGTTCTCGATCCTGCCCGAGGCGCTCCGGGGCGAGCACACGATCTCGGAGGAGGCCTACGCGGAGCTCGACGAGGGCTCCATCGAGGAGGTCCTCGAGGCCATCGACGAGTTCGGTGTGCCCGACCTGCAGACGATGTACTTCCCGGGCGTCGACCTCGTCGCCCACTCGCGGGAGAACCCGCTCCAGGAGCAGCACGAGCACCTGATGAACGTCATCGACCCGGGGCTGCGGCGCGTGCTCGATCGCTACCGGTCCGAGGGGGTGCTCTCGAACACCTGGATCGTCGTCGTGAGCGACCACGGGCACACCCCCGTGCAGCACGACGATCAGCACGCGCTCTCCGTCGACGACTCGGCCGACGATCCGCCCGCGGTGCTGCGCCGCGCGGGGTTCCGTCCGCGCCCGCCCGAGCTGGTCGTGCCCGACGACGCCGACTTCGACTCGGTCTTCGCCTATCAAGGCGGGCTCGCCTACCTCTACCTCGCCGACCGCAGCCGCTGCCCGGACGAGGGCGACACCTGCGACTGGTCGGCGCCGCCTCGCTACGAGGAAGACGTCTTGGTGGCGGCGCGCCGCTTCTGGGACGCCTCCGAGCACGGCCAGCCCTTCCCCGCGCTGCAGGGCAGCCTCGCGATGATCCTCGTGCGCGAGCCCGTCGCACCCGACGCGCGGCCGAACGCCTTCCGCGTCTTCGACGGCGAGCGCACGCACGACGTCGCGGCCTGGCTCGAGGAACACCCGAGACTCGACTGGCGCGACGTGCCGCGGCGCCTCGAGCAGCTCGCGGTCGGCCCGCGCGGCCACCTCGCGGGCGACGTGATCCTGGTCGCCAACCTCGGGCACGACATCCCCGAGAAGGACCGCACGTACTTCAGCGGGCCCTACCACTCGTGGCACGGCAGCCCCTCGGTGCGCGACTCGGAGATCTCGCTCCTCGTGGCGCGCGAGGGCTGGAGCGGCGCGCGCATCCGCGGGATCGTCGAAGAGGTGCTGCGCCCGCAGCGCTCGCAGACGCGGATCACGCCGCTGATCGAGCGCCTCCTCTCCGAATGACGGCTTGACCCTCGTGGCGATGCGGGAGAGGTTCACTCTCACCCTCCTCGTCGTCTCGGAGAACCATGGCCCGCTCGACCCTCGGCTGGCTCGGCGCCGCGCTCGCCTGCCTGCTGATCCTCCCCAGCTGCGCCTCTCGTCAGCGCTACGGCTGGACCCGCCCCGTCACGGCGGGCACCGTCGAGTGGCACGACGTCTCCCCGCGGGGCAGCGGCGTGCGGGTGAGCATGCCGGCGCGCCCGATCGGTGACACGGACCAGAACCGCGCCGAGGACGGCGCGCGCATGCGGCAGACGAGCGTGCGGGCCGAGACCCGCTACGGGCTGTTCGCCGTGCACGTGAACCAGCTCGAGGGCGGCTACGTCGGCGACCCGCTCATCGCGGCGGCGGCCTTCGCCGAGGGCATCTTCGAGAGCGCGGACCTCGAGCGCGAGCGTAGCCAGCGCCTGACCGTGCAGGGCTTCTACGCGCGCGAGGATCTCGGCCGCGGCGAGAACGACACGTTCGTCGCGATGCGCCAGTTCGTGGGCGCCGACCGCGTCATCATCGCGCTGGCCGTGGTGCCGCGACGCAGCCAGGACGCGATGCAGATCGCGAGCCGCTTCATGGGGTCCATCCAGCTCGACCCCGCGCACGCCCTGTTGCCGCGCGAGGGAGCGCGGCGGGGCGACGGCACGTGGACCCCGCTCTACATCCCCGAGGCCGACTTCGCGATCTCGATGCCCAGCGCGCCAGCGATGGAGGAGGCGGAGATCATGCTGGACGGGCAGCGCACGCCCGTCTGGACCTACCAGACGCAGGACGACTGGGGCCGCTACCGCGTGCGCGTGGTGACCTTCTCGACGCGCATGCCCGACGGCGCGTACGCGGCGATGCGCGAGCAGCTGCACCTCCAGCGCGAGATCCGACCGGTCCAGACCAACGGCTACCCCGGCCTGGTCTTCACGACCGACCGCGGCGGCACGCGCGCCTTCACCCGCCTCTACCAGACCGCGAGCCGGCTCTACGTGGTCGAGGCGATCGGCCCCCGCGCCTCGATGCGCGGCCACGCCCGGGACCTGATGGCCTACTTCGACTCCTTCCGGATCCTTTGAGATGACGCGCCTGCTCTGCTTCGCGATCCCACTGTTGGCGGCCTCGCTCGCCCAGGCCCAAGGCGTCGAGCTGCGGCCGATCGATCGGGCGACCGTGCGCGTGATCGGCGTCAGCGGGATGCAGCCGGCGCCGGGGACCGGCCGCACCACGGGCGTGCGAC
This genomic interval from Sandaracinaceae bacterium contains the following:
- a CDS encoding alkaline phosphatase family protein is translated as MRRVHPLWLVLLLVGCGSGVSVSEAISLVKHSGVQTLRHPLRETRGTTRLLLIGLDGVGSDELGMAIDGGELSSLEAVAGRGQDRPGQFEHAYRARDVMSILPSTTMAAWTTVYTGAPAAESGVPGNEWFDRTTRRFLAPAPVSVRGMDHAMQVHTDGFMGDQIAVQTVFERLDLRSHVSLGPIHRGADVYTTPRALDAVQMFSILPEALRGEHTISEEAYAELDEGSIEEVLEAIDEFGVPDLQTMYFPGVDLVAHSRENPLQEQHEHLMNVIDPGLRRVLDRYRSEGVLSNTWIVVVSDHGHTPVQHDDQHALSVDDSADDPPAVLRRAGFRPRPPELVVPDDADFDSVFAYQGGLAYLYLADRSRCPDEGDTCDWSAPPRYEEDVLVAARRFWDASEHGQPFPALQGSLAMILVREPVAPDARPNAFRVFDGERTHDVAAWLEEHPRLDWRDVPRRLEQLAVGPRGHLAGDVILVANLGHDIPEKDRTYFSGPYHSWHGSPSVRDSEISLLVAREGWSGARIRGIVEEVLRPQRSQTRITPLIERLLSE
- a CDS encoding helix-turn-helix domain-containing protein — translated: MSESKLAIEERDALLTTSEAADTLGVSPTSIKRWADAGRLPARKTAGGHRRYRKRDVQSLLDEGLEAPAAYEGDHEGLNGHARLAADEIARVLPDLPRAKIDQLPVGVIQLSDTGRVLLYNATETRFSGLKREDAEGKHFFGELAPCCNNRLVYGRFKRGVEKDNLDVFIDYTFTYRMRPTNVRLHLYRDVETSSNWMTVEPK